A window of Juglans regia cultivar Chandler chromosome 7, Walnut 2.0, whole genome shotgun sequence contains these coding sequences:
- the LOC108991885 gene encoding nuclear pore complex protein NUP88 produces MRFNFDLYDSDIVQRRSVTPKDEVQWVPLHNHPVFTSTAAHASIASFPGNLVAWDGASRLYFWDSHNNCLHRISIRLGEPEPTSVLAASPSKVLQADMEPNFVVHKISINRNGSALLLAGSERLYIMYLYGHNSSEENTIICRTVTVGSQTYSDGSNAIHMLQVSWHPYSDTHLGILSSDSVFRIFDLSSDLVLPEQEYYLQPVEPGRSRNATSICPVDFSFGGDHLWDKFSVFVLYTDGAIYILCPVVPFGSFYKWESILEIHTDAHTFGLQSANSTAVSNSNVAISWLEATFPEFADSESEGGDLSMLRAHPYALFDASLSLQGPLRKVGHGGDEDSAVRGAECEGRAVSFLYNIVSKDSILVTAWSGGQLQIDALADEIQPVWSVGSPPHLRVDSNDHIIGVAMICESFKGKLPVVKLDQPLDHTVWLGHPPPLLRLAIVDLALPRKTNGGSLIMLFVDPLMPERLFCLHDGGIDSIVLHFLPFTCQSTGKDETMRTPSVHPVLSTCQGETSMQYPLCGFVSLSDSFGYSWIVGVTLSQECIVLEMKTWNLLLPIHIDIEKKSISSEEQKERDIPDIISKELLIGPKAILLPQASPNLRSVAADSIEGRQTLHQYFKLFHENYVEYAHKVHFEIKHHGPHLKRIIDDQHRRLVEAQQKLQKVADKHSRLEERIDRAIQLHNFLELRLQGLRNLPGAHKRPLSRAERQFKSELDHCTGVELDALHTSIDALAARLRRHTQSPKDNISNRQRQISAKKDFGHDTHISQLKSSLEKLSLVNSENTKKAKLVEAALKSRESSRF; encoded by the exons ATGAGGTTCAATTTCGACTTGTACGATTCGGATATAGTGCAAAGGCGTTCCGTCACGCCCAAAGACGAAGTGCAATGGGTTCCCCTCCACAACCACCCCGTCTTCACCTCCACCGCCGCCCATGCGTCTATCGCCTCGTTTCCTGGGAACCTGGTGGCATGGGACGGTGCCTCCCGACTCTACTTCTGGGACTCCCACAACAATTGTCTCCATCGCATCTCTATTCGTCTGGGCGAGCCCGAACCCACTTCTGTTCTTGCTGCTTCGCCCTctaag GTATTGCAAGCAGATATGGAGCCCAACTTTGTAGTTCATAAAATCTCCATCAATAGGAATGGATCGGCACTACTGCTTGCCGGTTCAGAGCGTTTATACATCATGTACCTCTATGGGCATAATTCGTCTGAAGAGAATACAATAATTTGCAG GACTGTTACCGTCGGTTCACAAACCTATTCTGATGGCAGCAATGCCATACATATGCTACAGGTTTCATGGCACCCATATAGTGATACGCACCTGGGAATTCTTTCTTCTGATTCAGTTTTCAG aatctTTGATTTGTCTTCAGATCTTGTGCTACCAGAGCAAGAATATTATTTGCAGCCTGTGGAACCAGGTCGATCCAGGAATGCCACATCAATCTGCCctgttgatttttcttttggaggtGATCACTTATGGGACAAGTTTAGC GTTTTTGTTTTATACACCGATGGTGCAATTTACATCCTCTGCCCAGTTGTTCCATTTGGAAG TTTCTACAAGTGGGAATCTATACTTGAGATACACACAGATGCTCATACATTTGGGCTGCAATCGGCCAATTCGACAGCCGTTAGCAATTCTAATGTAGCAATTTCTTGGCTGGAAGCAACATTTCCTGAGTTTGCGGACTCAGAATCAGAAGGGGGAGATCTTTCTATGCTAAGAGCTCATCCTTATGCTTTATTTGATGCATCACTTTCCTTGCAG GGTCCACTGCGGAAAGTAGGTCATGGTGGAGATGAAGATTCAGCAGTTCGGGGTGCGGAATGCGAAGGCCGTGCTGTCagttttctttataatatagtaAGCAAGGACTCCATTTTGGTAACTGCCTGGAGTGGTGGGCAACTGCAAATTGATGCACTAGCTGATGAAATTCAGCCGGTCTGGAGTGTTGGTAGCCCACCTCATCTTCGTGTTGATTCAAATGACCATATTATTGGTGTTGCTATGATATGTGAATCCTTCAAAGGGAAGCTTCCTGTAGTGAAGCTTGATCAACCACTTGATCATACTGTTTGGTTGGGCCATCCACCCCCTCTGTTGAGACTGGCTATAGTGGATTTAGCTCTGCCAAGAAAAACAAATGGTGGTTCTCTTATCATGCTGTTTGTTGATCCCCTTATGCCGGAAAGACTGTTTTGCCTTCACGATGGAGGAATTGATTCAATAGTGTTGCATTTTCTCCCATTTACATGTCAGTCTACTGGCAAGGATGAGACCATGAGAACACCCTCTGTGCATCCTGTTCTAAGTACATGCCAGGGGGAAACCTCCATGCAGTATCCACTTTGTGGTTTTGTATCTTTATCAGATTCTTTTGGATATTCATGGATTGTTGGAGTCACTCTTTCTCAAGAATGTATTGTGCTAGAGATGaaaacttggaatcttttgcTGCCTATTCATATTGATATTGAGAAGAAATCCATTAGCTCAGAAGAACAGAAGGAGAGAGATATTCCGGATATTATAAGTAAAGAACTCCTCATTGGACCCAAGGCTATTCTTCTTCCACAGGCCTCACCAAATCTTCGTTCTGTTGCTGCTGATTCTATCGAAGGTCGGCAAACTCTTCATCAGTACTTCAAGCTTTTTCATGAAAATTATGTAGAGTATGCACATAAG GTTCACTTTGAGATCAAGCATCATGGGCCTCACTTGAAGAGAATAATCGATGACCAGCACAGACGTTTAGTTGAGGCACAGCAGAAGCTTCAGAAAGTTGCGGATAAGCACTCAAGGTTGGAGGAGAGGATTGATCGAGCAATCCAGCTGCACAATTTTCTGGAGCTGCGCTTGCAAGGGTTGAGAAACTTGCCTGGGGCTCACAAAAGACCACTGTCGAGGGCAGAGCGTCAGTTCAAATCTGAGCTTG ACCACTGCACAGGAGTTGAATTGGATGCTTTACACACATCCATTGATGCTTTGGCTGCGAGGCTAAGAAGGCATACACAATCTCCAAAGGATAACATATCAAATCGACAAAGACAAATATCAGCGAAGAAGGATTTTGGCCATGATACCCACATCTCCCAGCTGAAATCCTCGCTCGAGAAGCTTTCACTTGTCAATAGTGAGAATACAAAAAAAGCAAAGCTCGTGGAGGCTGCATTAAAAAGCCGGGAAAGTAGCAGATTCTGA
- the LOC108991943 gene encoding uncharacterized protein LOC108991943 — protein sequence MGFSKDEKSKRVLRVLKTLFFLIAMLISLLLFSAPVLLVVADMVLPSALLSTFLSSAPLSFQTLSSHFQDYDFRYSLIDIPLISFIRSAIIICVYSLCDGPRLSRGPYLGITTMCSLLSLMFVSLKAAYMFGVSGTARGEYVRTTEVALFICSLVLAIGHIIVAYRTSCRERRKLLVYKIDIEAVSACKNGFLGYQKILLERKGEVNLTMKQISL from the exons ATGGGTTTCTCAAAGGATGAGAAATCAAAAAGGGTTTTGAGGGTTTTGAAGACTCTGTTCTTCTTGATCGCCATGCTAATTTCTTTGCTGCTTTTCTCGGCACCGGTTCTTTTGGTTGTAGCGGATATGGTACTTCCTTCGGCGCTTCTTTctacttttctttcttctgctcCTCTCTCTTTTCAGACTCTCTCTTCGCATTTCCAAGACTACGATTTTCGGTACTCGCTCATCGATATACCTCTCATATCCTTCATAAGATCAGCAATCATAATCT GTGTTTATAGCTTGTGTGATGGGCCAAGGCTTTCACGGGGACCGTATTTGGGAATTACGACGATGTGTTCGTTGTTATCTCTAATGTTTGTGTCGTTGAAAGCTGCGTATATGTTCGGCGTTTCGGGAACCGCTCGAGGAGAATATGTTAGGACCACGGAAGTAGCGTTGTTCATATGCTCGCTGGTTCTGGCTATTGGGCATATCATTGTGGCATATAGAACAAGTTGCAGGGAGAGACGAAAGCTTCTGGTTTACAAAATCGACATTGAAGCA GTTTCAGCTTGCAAGAATGGGTTTCTAGGGTATCAGAAGATTTTGCTAGAAAGAAAGGGTGAAGTGAACCTAACAATGAAGCAGATATCATTATGA
- the LOC108991904 gene encoding cytochrome P450 90A1 isoform X1, giving the protein MAAFVCLLLCVTLAALPFFFLFRASRCRRRMLPPGNLGLPFIGETLQLISAYKTENPEPFIDERVKRFGPIFTTHVFGEPTVFSADPETNRFILMNEGKLFECSYPASISNLLGRHSLLLMKGSLHKRMHSLTMSFANSSNIRDHLLVDIDRLVRLNLDSWNGRIFLMEEAKKITFELTVKQLMSFDPGEWTESLRKEYVLVIEGFFTVALPIFSTTYSRAIKARTKVAEALSLIVKQRRKQSEAGEKKKDMLETLLAGDYGFSDEHIVDFLLALLVAGYETTSTIITLAVKFLTETPLALAQLKEEHDQIRAKKRENEALEWSDYKSMPFTQCVVNETLRVANIIGGIFRRAMTDIHIKGYTIPKGWKVFASFRAVHLDRDHFKDARSFNPWRWQENSGTTSAGNVFTPFGGGPRLCPGYELARVELSVFLHHLVTRLSWVPAEEDKLVFFPTTRTQKRYPINVQRRNHVHVQVV; this is encoded by the exons ATGGCGGCCTTTGTTTGTCTGCTTCTTTGTGTTACTCTCGCTGCTctccctttcttcttcctgtTCCGTGCCTCTCGGTGCCGGAGGCGGATGCTGCCACCAGGAAACCTCGGCCTCCCTTTCATCGGGGAGACTCTGCAACTCATTTCGGCATACAAGACCGAGAATCCTGAGCCGTTCATCGACGAGCGGGTGAAACGGTTCGGACCCATTTTCACGACCCACGTTTTCGGCGAGCCCACCGTGTTCTCCGCCGACCCAGAGACGAACAGGTTCATCTTGATGAACGAAGGGAAGCTTTTTGAGTGTAGCTACCCGGCCTCGATATCGAACTTGCTGGGAAGGCACTCTTTGTTGCTCATGAAGGGTAGCCTTCACAAAAGAATGCACTCTCTCACCATGAGCTTCGCCAACTCGTCGAACATCAGGGACCATCTTTTGGTCGATATAGACCGGTTGGTCCGGCTCAATTTGGATTCTTGGAACGGTCGGATCTTTCTCATGGAGGAGGCCAAGAAg ATAACATTTGAGTTAACGGTGAAGCAGCTGATGAGCTTTGATCCAGGGGAATGGACTGAAAGTCTGAGGAAGGAGTACGTTCTAGTCATTGAAGGCTTCTTCACCGTTGCTTTGCCTATCTTCTCGACAACTTACAGCAGAGCCATCAAA GCCAGAACTAAGGTAGCAGAGGCATTGAGCTTGATAGTGAAGCAAAGAAGGAAACAGAGCGAAGcgggagagaaaaagaaagacatgTTGGAAACCCTCTTGGCCGGAGACTACGGATTCTCCGACGAGCATATTGTAGATTTCTTGCTGGCTCTGCTGGTCGCCGGCTATGAAACAACCTCAACTATTATTACTCTCGCCGTTAAGTTTCTGACTGAGACACCTCTAGCTCTTGCTCAGCTCaag GAAGAGCACGACCAAATTAGagcaaaaaagagagagaacgaggCTCTTGAATGGAGTGATTACAAGTCTATGCCATTCACTCAATGT GTTGTTAACGAAACTCTGCGGGTCGCAAACATAATTGGTGGGATATTCAGGAGAGCAATGACAGACATCCATATAAAGG GTTATACAATTCCTAAAGGATGGAAGGTTTTTGCATCATTTCGGGCTGTACATTTGGACCGTGACCACTTCAAAGATGCTCGCTCTTTTAATCCATGGAGATGGCAG GAGAATTCGGGAACAACAAGCGCAGGGAATGTGTTTACGCCATTTGGAGGAGGACCGCGGCTGTGCCCTGGCTATGAGCTTGCTAGAGTGGAGCTCTCCGTCTTCCTGCACCACCTAGTCACTCGTTTGAG TTGGGTTCCTGCTGAAGAGGATAAGTTGGTTTTCTTCCCAACCACCAGGACGCAGAAGCGGTATCCGATCAACGTGCAGCGTCGAAATCATGTGCACGTCCAAGTTGTGTAA
- the LOC108991904 gene encoding cytochrome P450 90A1 isoform X2 yields the protein MLPRFRLQARGPVSHIRVAQHFTLARITFELTVKQLMSFDPGEWTESLRKEYVLVIEGFFTVALPIFSTTYSRAIKARTKVAEALSLIVKQRRKQSEAGEKKKDMLETLLAGDYGFSDEHIVDFLLALLVAGYETTSTIITLAVKFLTETPLALAQLKEEHDQIRAKKRENEALEWSDYKSMPFTQCVVNETLRVANIIGGIFRRAMTDIHIKGYTIPKGWKVFASFRAVHLDRDHFKDARSFNPWRWQENSGTTSAGNVFTPFGGGPRLCPGYELARVELSVFLHHLVTRLSWVPAEEDKLVFFPTTRTQKRYPINVQRRNHVHVQVV from the exons ATGTTACCACGGTTCAGGCTTCAGGCTAGGGGTCCTGTGTCGCACATTAGAGTTGCTCAGCACTTTACCTTGGCTCGG ATAACATTTGAGTTAACGGTGAAGCAGCTGATGAGCTTTGATCCAGGGGAATGGACTGAAAGTCTGAGGAAGGAGTACGTTCTAGTCATTGAAGGCTTCTTCACCGTTGCTTTGCCTATCTTCTCGACAACTTACAGCAGAGCCATCAAA GCCAGAACTAAGGTAGCAGAGGCATTGAGCTTGATAGTGAAGCAAAGAAGGAAACAGAGCGAAGcgggagagaaaaagaaagacatgTTGGAAACCCTCTTGGCCGGAGACTACGGATTCTCCGACGAGCATATTGTAGATTTCTTGCTGGCTCTGCTGGTCGCCGGCTATGAAACAACCTCAACTATTATTACTCTCGCCGTTAAGTTTCTGACTGAGACACCTCTAGCTCTTGCTCAGCTCaag GAAGAGCACGACCAAATTAGagcaaaaaagagagagaacgaggCTCTTGAATGGAGTGATTACAAGTCTATGCCATTCACTCAATGT GTTGTTAACGAAACTCTGCGGGTCGCAAACATAATTGGTGGGATATTCAGGAGAGCAATGACAGACATCCATATAAAGG GTTATACAATTCCTAAAGGATGGAAGGTTTTTGCATCATTTCGGGCTGTACATTTGGACCGTGACCACTTCAAAGATGCTCGCTCTTTTAATCCATGGAGATGGCAG GAGAATTCGGGAACAACAAGCGCAGGGAATGTGTTTACGCCATTTGGAGGAGGACCGCGGCTGTGCCCTGGCTATGAGCTTGCTAGAGTGGAGCTCTCCGTCTTCCTGCACCACCTAGTCACTCGTTTGAG TTGGGTTCCTGCTGAAGAGGATAAGTTGGTTTTCTTCCCAACCACCAGGACGCAGAAGCGGTATCCGATCAACGTGCAGCGTCGAAATCATGTGCACGTCCAAGTTGTGTAA